In Nostoc sp. CENA543, a single genomic region encodes these proteins:
- a CDS encoding toxin secretion, membrane fusion protein, whose protein sequence is MEIFYRKVNLKEQKSDFAYWQTQPYQARLEALEEIRQQFHKWKYNNAEPRLQRVYTISQR, encoded by the coding sequence ATGGAAATTTTTTACCGTAAAGTTAACCTGAAAGAGCAAAAAAGTGATTTTGCTTATTGGCAAACACAACCTTATCAAGCACGACTGGAAGCTTTAGAAGAAATACGACAACAATTCCATAAATGGAAATATAACAATGCTGAACCAAGACTTCAAAGAGTTTATACAATTTCTCAACGATAA
- a CDS encoding DUF4351 domain-containing protein, translating to MKDNNERADFDSPWKEILEAYFPQAMQFFFPETAALIDWERPYEFLNTEFQQIAREAEQGKRYADQLVKVWQIQGEEIWLLIHVEIQAQKEDDFSKRMFTYNFRIFDRFEKPAISLAILCDTNRQWRPNNYSYNYPQTRLNFEFGIVKLLDYENRFDELENNTNPFATVVMAHLKTQQTRSSPQERKIWKFSLIRRLYDLGLQEQDIRNLYRFIDWVMILPKALENQLCSEVQQLEQERTMRYITSAERIGYERGIEEGKEVGKQEGELGIILKQLKRRLGELSPEIQQRIQALSVNQLENLSEALLDFSNITDLVHWLESN from the coding sequence ATGAAAGACAATAATGAACGCGCAGATTTTGACAGCCCGTGGAAAGAAATTCTCGAAGCATATTTCCCCCAAGCCATGCAATTCTTTTTCCCTGAAACTGCTGCATTAATTGACTGGGAACGCCCTTACGAATTTCTCAACACCGAATTTCAACAAATCGCCCGTGAAGCCGAACAAGGTAAACGCTATGCTGATCAATTAGTCAAAGTTTGGCAAATCCAAGGCGAAGAAATCTGGTTATTAATCCACGTAGAAATTCAAGCCCAAAAAGAAGATGACTTTAGTAAACGGATGTTCACCTACAACTTTCGCATCTTCGACAGATTTGAAAAACCAGCCATTAGTTTAGCAATTTTATGCGACACCAACCGCCAATGGCGACCAAATAATTACAGTTATAATTATCCCCAAACTCGCCTCAACTTTGAATTTGGCATAGTGAAACTGTTAGATTACGAAAATCGCTTTGATGAGTTAGAAAATAACACTAATCCCTTTGCGACAGTCGTGATGGCGCATTTAAAAACCCAGCAAACACGCTCATCACCCCAAGAACGCAAAATCTGGAAATTCAGCTTGATTCGCAGATTATATGATTTAGGTTTGCAAGAACAAGATATTCGTAACCTCTATCGATTTATCGATTGGGTTATGATCTTACCAAAAGCATTAGAAAATCAATTGTGTTCAGAAGTTCAACAATTAGAGCAGGAAAGGACTATGAGATATATTACCTCAGCCGAGCGCATTGGTTACGAGCGTGGAATAGAAGAGGGCAAAGAAGTAGGGAAACAAGAAGGTGAATTAGGAATTATTCTAAAACAACTCAAAAGAAGATTAGGTGAACTATCGCCAGAAATCCAACAACGTATCCAAGCCCTTTCTGTAAACCAATTAGAAAATCTGAGCGAAGCTTTATTAGATTTTAGTAACATCACAGATTTAGTTCATTGGTTAGAGTCGAATTAA
- a CDS encoding protein kinase, which translates to MPAKITLTIIKDKLLGRQYTFDSRATCIMGRSPEANIQLPDDADHKTISRYHCLLDIMPPNIRIRDFGSKNGTYVNGQKIGQREAHQTPEEGAKLNFPEYDLQFDDEIELGNTVFAVHIESDPAEINIPNFYPVTINHNQPPTQPPNFLEIIKRWLGLAANGNNQLLAIQGYNIIKLLGRGGFGEVYLAQHNNSGKLIALKVMLPAISGNENAVQRFLRETENTKYLKHPHVVQVIDYGFFEGIFFFTMEYCAGGTVADLMQQYGGKLPVDIALPITLQVLNGLEYSHNAEIPYVKLSDGGFGKGRGLVHRDLKPGNILLNYIDGKITAKIGDYGLAKAFDLAGLSGQTLTGSQAGTPAFIPRQQLLNFKYVQPEVDIWATAASLYNMLTGELPRNFTGDPFLAVLQNDPVPILQRNASIPKKLAEVIDLGLIEKPEIYFKSAVDFKNSLLNSI; encoded by the coding sequence ATGCCTGCAAAAATTACCCTTACTATTATTAAAGATAAACTTTTAGGAAGACAATATACCTTCGATTCCCGCGCTACGTGTATTATGGGCAGAAGCCCAGAGGCAAATATTCAACTACCAGATGATGCAGACCATAAAACGATTTCGCGCTATCACTGTTTGTTAGATATCATGCCACCAAATATAAGAATTAGAGACTTTGGTAGTAAAAATGGTACTTATGTAAACGGTCAAAAAATTGGGCAGAGAGAAGCACATCAAACACCAGAAGAAGGTGCAAAATTAAATTTCCCTGAATACGATTTACAATTTGATGATGAGATTGAATTGGGCAACACTGTGTTTGCAGTTCATATCGAATCTGACCCAGCAGAAATAAACATTCCTAACTTTTATCCTGTCACTATTAATCATAATCAACCACCAACACAACCGCCCAACTTCTTAGAAATTATCAAACGCTGGTTGGGTTTAGCCGCCAATGGAAATAATCAATTGCTGGCGATTCAAGGGTACAATATCATTAAATTATTGGGTAGGGGTGGGTTTGGTGAAGTTTATTTAGCACAGCATAACAATTCAGGTAAATTGATCGCTTTGAAAGTCATGTTACCTGCAATTTCAGGAAATGAAAACGCAGTGCAGAGGTTTTTACGAGAGACAGAAAATACTAAATATTTAAAGCATCCTCATGTTGTACAAGTCATTGATTATGGCTTTTTTGAGGGTATTTTCTTCTTCACAATGGAATATTGTGCTGGAGGAACTGTTGCAGATTTAATGCAACAATATGGTGGTAAATTACCTGTTGATATTGCATTACCAATTACTCTGCAAGTTCTCAACGGTTTGGAATATAGTCACAATGCAGAAATTCCTTATGTGAAATTAAGCGATGGTGGTTTTGGTAAAGGTAGGGGTTTAGTCCACCGTGATTTGAAACCAGGTAATATTTTACTTAATTACATTGACGGTAAGATTACCGCCAAAATAGGTGATTATGGTTTAGCTAAAGCTTTTGATTTAGCAGGATTAAGCGGACAAACTCTCACAGGTTCTCAGGCTGGAACACCTGCTTTTATCCCTCGTCAACAGCTACTTAATTTTAAATATGTACAACCAGAAGTTGATATTTGGGCAACTGCTGCATCTCTCTATAATATGTTAACAGGGGAATTACCCCGCAATTTTACAGGTGATCCGTTTTTAGCTGTGTTGCAAAATGACCCTGTACCAATTCTGCAACGCAATGCAAGTATCCCCAAGAAGTTAGCGGAAGTAATTGATTTGGGACTAATAGAAAAGCCGGAAATTTATTTCAAGAGTGCGGTAGATTTTAAAAATTCTCTTTTAAATAGTATTTAA
- a CDS encoding ABC transporter ATP-binding protein, with product MKSKKQRHLLRQSLAVFRYSGRAINLVWTTSRTLTIILAGFTLLAGLLPAAIAYFGKLIVDAVVLASQGNTEGNIYLPLLYVGLEAIAVVLLAGSQRGLIICQSLLRVLLAQRVNVLILEKALTLDLPHFENSEFYDKLTNARREASTRPLSLVNRTFGLVQNALSLITYGVLLFNFSIWAVIVLIMAAMPAFIAETRFAGEAFRLFSWRAPETRRQQYIEHLLAREDFATEIKLYQLGEMLLGRYRDVFHQLYHEDRDLTIRRGMWGYLLSLVSTIAFYIAYAWIVFETVVGRISLGDMTMYLTVFRQGQSTFSNALTSIGGMYEDNLYLSNLYEFLEEKVTQPLGKITKGIDSQDGIRFENVTFTYPGNSKPALKNISLHLKPGEKLAIVGENGSGKTTLIKLLTRLYTPDSGRILLDGVDLQSWNVDKLRQRIGVIFQNFVRYQFTVGENIGVGDVDSLNDTIRWQTAAQKGKAHYFIERLPQQFQTQLGKWFKNGQELSGGQWQKIALARAFMRTKADILVLDEPTSAIDAQAEYEIFNHFRALTEHQMVFLISHRFSTVRMADKIVVIDNGEVVEQGTHEELLAYEGLYAKLFLLQAAGYH from the coding sequence ATGAAGAGTAAAAAGCAACGTCATCTCCTGCGTCAATCACTGGCCGTTTTTCGTTACAGTGGACGGGCGATAAATTTAGTGTGGACGACTAGCCGCACTTTGACCATTATTTTGGCTGGTTTCACTTTATTAGCTGGTTTACTGCCTGCGGCGATCGCTTACTTTGGTAAATTAATTGTGGATGCTGTAGTATTAGCATCCCAAGGAAACACCGAGGGGAATATTTACCTACCTTTATTGTATGTTGGCTTAGAAGCGATCGCTGTAGTTCTACTGGCAGGTTCTCAACGAGGATTAATCATCTGTCAATCTCTATTGCGCGTCCTCTTAGCCCAAAGAGTCAACGTTTTAATTTTAGAAAAAGCCCTGACTTTAGATTTACCCCACTTTGAAAACTCAGAATTCTATGACAAATTAACCAACGCTAGACGAGAAGCATCCACACGTCCCCTTTCATTAGTTAACCGCACCTTTGGCTTAGTCCAAAATGCCCTTTCCCTCATCACCTACGGCGTTTTATTATTCAACTTCTCCATTTGGGCAGTCATTGTTTTAATTATGGCAGCCATGCCAGCTTTTATTGCCGAAACTCGCTTTGCTGGCGAAGCCTTTCGTTTATTTAGTTGGCGCGCACCAGAAACCCGCAGACAGCAATATATAGAACATCTCTTAGCTAGAGAAGATTTTGCGACGGAAATTAAACTCTATCAACTAGGAGAAATGCTGTTAGGACGTTACCGCGACGTATTTCACCAACTCTATCACGAAGACCGTGATTTAACTATCCGTCGGGGAATGTGGGGATACTTATTAAGCTTAGTCAGTACGATCGCCTTTTACATTGCCTACGCTTGGATTGTCTTTGAAACCGTAGTCGGGAGAATTTCTTTAGGCGATATGACTATGTATCTCACAGTTTTTCGCCAAGGACAATCTACCTTTAGCAATGCCCTCACCTCCATCGGTGGGATGTATGAAGATAACCTCTATCTTTCCAACCTCTACGAATTCCTCGAAGAAAAAGTCACTCAACCTCTAGGTAAAATCACCAAAGGAATAGACTCCCAAGACGGTATTCGCTTTGAAAACGTCACATTTACCTATCCTGGAAACTCTAAACCAGCTTTAAAAAACATTTCCCTACATTTGAAACCAGGGGAAAAATTAGCCATTGTCGGTGAAAACGGTTCTGGAAAAACCACCTTAATTAAACTCCTGACTCGACTATATACCCCAGACTCCGGCAGAATTTTATTAGATGGCGTAGATTTACAATCATGGAATGTAGATAAACTCCGCCAACGCATCGGCGTAATTTTTCAGAACTTTGTGCGTTATCAATTCACCGTTGGGGAAAATATCGGTGTAGGTGACGTAGATAGCCTCAATGATACAATCCGTTGGCAAACCGCCGCCCAAAAAGGCAAAGCACACTACTTTATTGAACGCCTACCCCAACAGTTTCAAACCCAACTCGGCAAATGGTTTAAAAACGGACAAGAATTATCTGGTGGACAATGGCAAAAAATCGCTCTCGCCCGTGCCTTCATGCGAACTAAAGCAGATATCTTAGTTCTAGATGAACCGACATCAGCCATAGATGCTCAAGCTGAATATGAGATTTTCAATCACTTCCGCGCCCTCACCGAACATCAAATGGTCTTTTTAATATCTCACCGCTTTTCAACAGTCAGAATGGCAGACAAAATTGTGGTAATTGATAATGGGGAGGTAGTAGAACAGGGAACTCATGAGGAATTGTTAGCCTATGAGGGACTATATGCCAAATTATTTTTATTACAGGCAGCAGGTTATCATTGA
- a CDS encoding serine/threonine protein kinase — translation MSYCINPHCPQPQNTDMSLFCVACGSDLLLQGCYRVIRPLGIGGFGKTFEIEDNGTQKILKVLHNTQPKAIELFQQEAVVLQQLNHPGIPRVEADGYFIFQPKNSPPLHCLIMEKIEGMNLETWMQGRNHEPIIERAAIRWLKQLIEILQVVHQKQYFHRDIKPPNIILRPNGQLALIDFGTAREVTQTFMQKLEGQQITGIISAGYTPSEQMNGKAVPQSDFFALGRTFVYLLTGKNPTEFNEEYHTGQLQWREQAHHISPGLADLIDDMMQPFPGNRPQDSTAILQRLQTIEQAFVDGTKSTPPQVAVTVPLTNTPQSSPSKQPIKLIAGVSIILLGGVGTYYAYQSITPSKSPVNVDVNISKNIMISPNNTNPTPTPTTIITNNSPANNQPTSTPTSVSSPTPVTCVIEVADPQDPTLNVRSGPGTNYTLLGELENGTPISVVQEQNGWYLIDQPLKGWLAGNRTRRVCN, via the coding sequence ATGAGTTATTGCATCAATCCTCACTGTCCCCAGCCGCAAAACACGGATATGTCCCTGTTTTGTGTAGCCTGTGGTTCTGATTTGCTATTGCAAGGATGTTACAGAGTGATTAGACCATTGGGTATTGGTGGGTTTGGCAAAACCTTTGAAATTGAGGACAACGGTACACAAAAGATTTTAAAGGTTCTCCATAATACTCAACCCAAAGCCATAGAACTATTTCAGCAAGAAGCAGTTGTATTACAACAGTTAAATCATCCTGGTATTCCCAGGGTAGAAGCTGACGGATATTTTATTTTTCAACCCAAAAATAGTCCCCCTCTACACTGTTTAATCATGGAAAAAATAGAGGGAATGAACTTAGAAACCTGGATGCAAGGGCGTAATCATGAACCAATTATTGAACGTGCAGCGATACGCTGGTTAAAACAACTCATAGAAATTCTGCAAGTAGTTCACCAAAAACAATATTTCCACCGCGATATTAAACCCCCCAATATTATCCTGCGACCAAATGGACAATTAGCATTAATTGATTTTGGTACAGCCAGAGAAGTCACCCAAACCTTCATGCAAAAGCTAGAAGGACAGCAAATCACAGGAATTATTTCCGCAGGTTACACCCCTAGCGAACAAATGAATGGTAAAGCAGTTCCCCAATCAGATTTTTTCGCTTTAGGAAGGACATTTGTTTATTTACTTACGGGAAAAAATCCCACAGAATTTAATGAAGAGTACCACACAGGTCAATTACAATGGCGTGAACAAGCTCATCATATTTCCCCTGGTTTAGCAGATTTAATTGATGATATGATGCAGCCATTTCCTGGGAATAGACCTCAAGATTCTACCGCAATTTTACAGCGTTTACAAACTATTGAGCAGGCTTTTGTGGATGGAACAAAATCCACGCCGCCACAGGTTGCTGTTACAGTTCCACTAACAAATACACCCCAGTCATCACCATCAAAACAACCAATTAAATTAATAGCTGGCGTTAGCATCATCCTATTAGGAGGGGTAGGAACATATTATGCTTATCAAAGTATTACACCATCAAAATCACCAGTGAATGTTGATGTGAATATCTCTAAAAATATTATGATATCTCCCAACAATACCAACCCAACACCCACACCAACAACTATTATTACTAATAATAGCCCTGCCAACAATCAACCCACATCAACACCCACATCTGTAAGTTCACCAACTCCCGTCACTTGCGTTATAGAAGTAGCTGACCCCCAAGACCCCACTTTAAATGTGCGTTCTGGCCCTGGTACTAACTACACACTTCTCGGAGAGTTAGAAAATGGCACACCTATATCTGTTGTGCAAGAACAAAATGGTTGGTATTTAATTGATCAACCCTTAAAAGGATGGTTAGCTGGTAATCGCACCCGTAGAGTTTGTAATTAA
- a CDS encoding M15 family metallopeptidase → MFYQSLRFIILTITTLLLIVSCRHSESITAQSVIQTSTPNNIVISANPTPTLNQQQKINVTDESQLVDIQSINQNIVIDIRYATKNNFLKKQLYPEARCVLRYGVAQKLAKVQAELEKNQLGLKVYDCYRPLSVQKIMWQTLPDNRYVANPAYGSRHNRGAAVDLTLVNRNRQELEMPSAFDTFTPASHRDYDGGSTESRKNRQLLEDAMRKQGFTGLSTEWWHFDAPGWENFPVMDVPFSQIH, encoded by the coding sequence ATGTTTTATCAATCCTTAAGATTTATAATTTTAACCATCACCACATTATTATTAATCGTTAGTTGCCGTCATAGCGAATCGATTACAGCCCAATCTGTTATCCAGACATCAACCCCCAATAATATAGTTATCTCTGCTAACCCTACTCCCACATTGAATCAACAACAGAAAATTAATGTCACAGACGAGAGTCAGTTAGTAGATATTCAATCAATTAATCAAAACATTGTTATTGATATTCGCTACGCCACAAAAAATAACTTTCTCAAAAAGCAACTTTACCCCGAAGCTAGGTGTGTACTGCGGTATGGAGTCGCCCAGAAGCTAGCCAAAGTCCAAGCAGAATTAGAGAAAAATCAATTAGGGTTAAAAGTTTACGATTGCTACAGACCATTATCTGTGCAGAAAATCATGTGGCAGACACTACCAGATAATAGATATGTAGCTAACCCCGCCTATGGTTCTCGACATAATCGAGGTGCAGCAGTTGATTTGACGCTAGTTAACCGCAACAGACAAGAACTAGAAATGCCCAGTGCCTTTGATACTTTTACCCCAGCATCCCACAGAGATTATGACGGTGGCAGCACAGAATCCCGCAAAAATCGCCAATTGCTAGAAGATGCGATGAGAAAACAGGGATTTACCGGTTTATCAACAGAATGGTGGCATTTTGACGCGCCTGGATGGGAAAATTTTCCGGTGATGGATGTGCCGTTTAGTCAGATACATTAG
- a CDS encoding alpha/beta fold hydrolase — protein MPVRQTLVTSEIKLSYLEWNQGKKPLLLLHGLADHALVWSSLGDDLAAEYHIVAPDMRGHGESSKPETDYTFASAIADLELLMDHLGWSSAHIVTHSWTGKLAAIWARVSPQRLRSMVLVDPIFIWQMPSLFRLTFPLLYRYLSFLKGMGPFSSYEAAEAQAKQLNQYQGWSTLQQQVFQAGLEQKPDGSWGSKFTINARDGIFEDVMRVPGFIAPVDTPSLFIQPEQGLNRFDWQIKPYKTHLTNLRICQVPGNHWPFLTAPAAFNQTVASFLKERA, from the coding sequence ATGCCTGTACGCCAAACTTTAGTAACATCTGAGATTAAATTGTCTTACCTGGAGTGGAATCAAGGTAAAAAGCCTTTGCTGCTGCTGCATGGGTTGGCAGATCATGCTTTGGTGTGGTCGAGTTTGGGAGATGATTTAGCGGCGGAGTATCATATAGTTGCGCCTGATATGCGGGGTCATGGTGAAAGTAGTAAGCCAGAAACAGACTATACTTTTGCTAGTGCGATCGCTGATCTAGAATTACTCATGGATCATCTGGGGTGGTCATCTGCTCATATTGTGACTCATTCCTGGACAGGTAAACTAGCTGCTATCTGGGCTAGAGTTAGCCCCCAACGTCTACGGAGTATGGTGCTAGTTGATCCCATTTTCATTTGGCAAATGCCCAGCTTGTTCCGGCTAACTTTTCCCCTGTTGTACCGTTATCTATCTTTTCTGAAGGGAATGGGGCCATTTAGCAGCTACGAAGCAGCCGAAGCCCAAGCCAAGCAGTTAAATCAGTATCAGGGTTGGAGTACATTACAACAGCAAGTTTTTCAAGCCGGACTAGAACAAAAACCCGATGGTAGTTGGGGTAGTAAGTTCACTATTAACGCCCGTGACGGCATTTTTGAAGATGTGATGCGCGTCCCTGGGTTCATCGCCCCTGTAGACACTCCCTCCCTCTTCATCCAGCCAGAACAAGGTTTAAACCGTTTTGACTGGCAAATCAAACCCTATAAAACCCACTTAACAAATCTCCGCATCTGCCAAGTTCCTGGCAACCACTGGCCTTTCTTAACTGCACCAGCCGCATTTAATCAAACAGTTGCATCATTTCTCAAAGAAAGGGCATAG
- a CDS encoding serine/threonine-protein kinase, which produces MSLCINPVCPKPNHPLNGKNRFCQSCGSQLELVGRYRVKHLLSDTTGFGKVYLAEEQGTNKIIKVLPANSATDSKAVELFHQEAVFLGKLNHPGIPRVDAYFQHHTRNDLILYCLVLEKIEGINLEEWVEKQQQLISEKQAIAWLKQIAEILDIVHTQGYLHLNIKPSNILIRPNGQLVLIDFSTAKQLTQNYQNRSNTPTMSSGYSAPEQMQGKMTLRSDFFALGRTFTFLLARKHPLDMYDARHNLLHWRRYAHQYSSSFLNLIDWLMTPEINYRPANSQAILFRLEELKTTKNHHKSEDNKIIAESPNIEFKEPKIEPLLSPSTKHIRKISLTALLTALLVSLGLLSVVAFLTDNRKFVTLLPTVTQSPQRKGKIDYFPYEVGRDNQGREAEFNIAVLSVDYKWLADSNFQITNTNQTISLDVLKLMLEQEGIQEIMEEPTEIISVGTANCNLKLATAHSRALERSQNIQNLAKKIFKTTNVKSYSLLNLGRFQKEGCKNNQELTRYQNSVIIMGMRNPSKGIIINEALRDRLINKPFADFKLEDYSLSSPDKFKIISNKP; this is translated from the coding sequence ATGAGCCTTTGCATAAATCCAGTTTGCCCTAAACCGAATCATCCCCTCAATGGAAAAAACCGCTTTTGTCAAAGTTGTGGTTCTCAGTTGGAATTAGTCGGACGTTATCGAGTCAAACATTTATTGAGTGACACGACTGGATTTGGCAAGGTTTATCTAGCTGAGGAACAAGGTACAAATAAAATTATCAAGGTATTACCAGCAAATTCAGCTACTGATAGCAAAGCGGTAGAATTGTTTCATCAAGAAGCTGTGTTTCTGGGAAAACTCAATCATCCTGGTATTCCTAGAGTAGATGCGTATTTTCAACACCATACTAGAAATGACTTAATTCTATACTGTCTGGTATTAGAAAAAATTGAGGGCATTAATTTAGAAGAGTGGGTAGAAAAACAACAGCAGCTTATTTCTGAAAAACAGGCGATCGCATGGTTAAAACAAATAGCAGAAATCTTAGACATAGTCCACACTCAAGGTTATCTACATTTAAATATTAAACCCTCCAATATTCTTATTCGTCCCAATGGACAACTAGTTTTAATCGACTTCAGCACAGCAAAACAATTAACTCAAAATTACCAAAATCGTAGTAACACACCTACAATGTCCTCTGGTTATAGTGCGCCAGAACAAATGCAAGGGAAAATGACTCTGCGCTCAGATTTCTTTGCGCTAGGACGCACTTTCACTTTTTTGTTAGCCAGGAAACATCCCTTAGATATGTATGATGCGCGCCATAATTTATTACATTGGCGTAGATACGCTCATCAATATTCGTCTTCATTTCTAAATTTAATTGATTGGTTGATGACACCAGAAATCAATTATCGTCCAGCCAATTCCCAAGCAATTTTGTTTCGTCTAGAAGAACTGAAAACTACAAAAAATCACCATAAATCCGAAGATAATAAAATTATTGCAGAATCTCCAAATATAGAGTTTAAAGAACCAAAAATTGAGCCTCTTTTATCGCCGTCAACCAAGCACATCCGAAAGATATCTCTCACAGCTTTACTAACTGCACTATTAGTTTCCTTGGGATTACTCAGTGTAGTCGCATTTTTAACTGACAATCGGAAGTTTGTTACTCTACTCCCAACAGTTACGCAATCACCACAAAGAAAAGGCAAAATTGATTATTTTCCTTATGAGGTAGGTAGAGATAATCAAGGTAGAGAAGCAGAATTTAATATAGCTGTTTTATCCGTAGATTATAAATGGTTAGCTGATAGTAACTTTCAAATCACAAATACCAATCAAACCATTAGTCTTGATGTTTTAAAATTAATGTTAGAGCAAGAAGGCATTCAAGAAATTATGGAAGAACCCACAGAGATAATTTCTGTAGGTACAGCAAATTGTAACTTAAAACTAGCAACTGCCCATAGTCGAGCCTTAGAACGTTCCCAAAATATCCAGAATTTAGCCAAAAAAATCTTTAAAACTACTAATGTCAAAAGTTATAGTTTATTAAATTTAGGAAGATTTCAAAAAGAAGGTTGTAAAAATAACCAGGAATTAACTAGATATCAAAATAGTGTAATTATTATGGGGATGAGAAATCCAAGCAAAGGTATTATTATCAATGAAGCCTTAAGAGACAGATTGATAAATAAACCTTTTGCTGATTTTAAATTAGAAGATTATTCGTTAAGTTCACCAGATAAATTTAAAATCATTTCTAATAAACCTTGA
- a CDS encoding TfuA-like protein: MDLMALEPSQIYVYLGPTLSVNQASQILPARYLAPVRCGDILACLRLKPRVIAIIDGFFDRNASVWHKEILWAIATGVRVFGASSMGALRATELEAFGMEGFGAIFSAYRDGKYIGDDEVAILHSNATSQYQPLTDALVNIRATVNQAVSHNILEPAIANLIINCAKKQFFGQRYLRQAVADAEALGGDAKVLAHFWEFIENGGYVDQKQLDAVELLKHLATMIGENLEQNQVQFQLNKSMFIEELQARVAIRPLPQAYSWLPLTEKVCQEARFLGRVYIQLRNLAGLVRWCDAVAQSQNLPPLAVNLAEINVTPDELEPALVKRWGRIQALLKIYSEHDGFHQQVEQLHELILTMVGKHLSVEEKDNQTQSVLASCEQKLYRLVATLWALAEQTHSESEVHLRPSITQKITQNFLQQQGVTNEAELETWLTNKGWNLTEFSQMMTAIARLEGFVNVPRWWGRGMSEHFSVSECFLADALKLSGFYSILSKTVQSASQLQNNSEEIELRNWYQLNAFPPVCNITQVAFWLDFSEPEDFVKEQQTRLLTIQNSKFKIQN; encoded by the coding sequence ATGGACTTGATGGCTTTAGAACCCAGTCAGATTTACGTTTATCTTGGCCCGACTCTCTCAGTTAACCAAGCTAGTCAGATTTTACCAGCCCGTTACCTAGCTCCTGTCCGTTGTGGTGATATTCTGGCTTGCTTGCGGTTAAAACCCCGTGTGATTGCCATTATTGATGGTTTTTTTGATCGCAATGCTTCCGTGTGGCATAAAGAAATTCTGTGGGCGATCGCCACAGGAGTACGGGTATTTGGCGCAAGTAGTATGGGCGCACTCCGCGCTACTGAACTAGAAGCCTTTGGGATGGAGGGATTTGGGGCAATTTTTTCTGCCTATCGAGATGGCAAGTATATCGGGGACGATGAAGTGGCAATTTTACATAGCAACGCTACATCCCAGTACCAACCCTTGACAGATGCTTTAGTTAACATTCGCGCCACAGTTAACCAGGCGGTGTCCCACAACATTCTTGAGCCAGCGATCGCCAATTTAATCATCAATTGTGCGAAAAAGCAGTTCTTCGGTCAACGATATTTACGCCAAGCGGTGGCGGATGCTGAGGCACTGGGGGGTGATGCTAAAGTTTTAGCTCATTTTTGGGAATTCATAGAAAATGGTGGCTATGTAGACCAAAAACAATTAGATGCCGTTGAATTGTTGAAACATCTGGCAACTATGATTGGGGAGAATCTTGAGCAGAATCAGGTACAGTTTCAACTCAACAAGTCAATGTTTATAGAAGAACTCCAGGCGAGAGTAGCCATTCGTCCCCTACCACAAGCCTATTCTTGGCTACCTCTAACGGAAAAAGTATGTCAAGAAGCCCGATTTCTCGGCAGGGTTTACATTCAGTTACGTAATCTGGCTGGGCTAGTGCGATGGTGTGATGCTGTGGCGCAAAGTCAAAATCTGCCACCCCTAGCGGTTAATTTAGCTGAAATTAATGTTACTCCAGATGAGTTAGAACCCGCTTTAGTGAAACGTTGGGGACGGATTCAAGCATTGCTGAAAATTTATAGTGAACATGATGGTTTTCACCAACAGGTTGAGCAATTACATGAATTGATTCTGACGATGGTTGGTAAACATCTCTCTGTAGAAGAGAAAGACAATCAAACTCAATCGGTATTAGCAAGTTGTGAGCAGAAATTGTATCGTTTAGTTGCGACTCTCTGGGCTTTAGCGGAACAAACCCACAGCGAGTCTGAGGTACATTTAAGACCTAGCATTACTCAAAAAATTACGCAAAACTTTTTACAACAACAGGGCGTGACTAACGAGGCGGAATTAGAGACTTGGCTGACAAACAAAGGCTGGAATCTAACTGAATTTTCGCAGATGATGACAGCGATCGCACGCCTAGAGGGATTTGTGAATGTACCGCGCTGGTGGGGTAGAGGTATGAGCGAACATTTCTCTGTAAGTGAGTGTTTTCTTGCCGATGCCTTAAAGTTATCTGGATTTTATAGCATCTTAAGTAAAACAGTACAGTCAGCTTCCCAATTACAGAATAATTCTGAGGAAATCGAACTAAGAAATTGGTATCAACTCAATGCTTTTCCCCCAGTATGTAACATTACCCAAGTAGCTTTTTGGTTAGATTTTAGTGAACCAGAAGATTTTGTCAAAGAACAACAAACACGTCTGTTAACAATTCAAAATTCAAAATTCAAAATTCAAAATTAA